One window of Solirubrobacterales bacterium genomic DNA carries:
- a CDS encoding 4-hydroxy-3-methylbut-2-enyl diphosphate reductase, with translation MSLSENSGPSRVILAAPRGYCAGVDRAVQTVERALDQHGAPVYVRKEIVHNKHVVEQLTERGAIFVDQETEVPEGEIVVFSAHGVAPAVHERAAERSLRTIDATCPLVTKVHVEARKFAAQGYTIIMVGHEGHEEVEGTMGEAPEGSVILVQTVEEADRLELDDPDHVALITQTTLSVDETQVIIARLRERFPAITTGKTQDICYATTNRQGAVKELATQCDLVLVIGSTNSSNSNRLVEVARDHGADSHLIDNHTQVREEWLEGVETVGITSGASAPEELVQNLVELFRERGAEDVSELRTVDESVRFMLPKEIRKGLPVAEPA, from the coding sequence ATGTCTTTGAGCGAAAATTCCGGTCCGAGCCGGGTCATTCTCGCCGCGCCGCGAGGTTACTGCGCCGGGGTCGACCGGGCCGTCCAGACCGTTGAACGGGCCCTCGATCAGCACGGAGCACCGGTATACGTCCGCAAGGAAATCGTCCACAACAAGCATGTGGTCGAGCAGCTCACCGAGCGGGGCGCGATCTTCGTCGATCAGGAGACCGAGGTCCCCGAGGGCGAGATCGTTGTTTTCAGCGCCCACGGTGTCGCCCCGGCGGTTCATGAGCGGGCCGCCGAACGCAGCCTCCGGACGATCGACGCAACCTGCCCACTGGTGACCAAGGTCCACGTCGAGGCCCGCAAGTTCGCGGCTCAGGGCTACACGATCATCATGGTCGGACACGAGGGGCATGAAGAGGTGGAAGGAACCATGGGGGAAGCACCGGAAGGTTCGGTCATTCTGGTCCAGACGGTGGAGGAAGCCGACCGGCTTGAACTGGACGATCCCGACCACGTCGCCCTGATCACCCAGACCACGCTTTCGGTCGACGAAACCCAGGTGATCATCGCCCGGCTGAGGGAGCGGTTCCCTGCAATCACCACCGGCAAGACCCAGGACATCTGTTACGCCACCACCAACCGTCAGGGTGCAGTCAAGGAACTCGCCACCCAGTGTGACCTGGTGCTGGTGATCGGCTCCACCAACTCCTCCAACTCGAACCGGCTGGTCGAGGTCGCCCGGGATCACGGGGCGGACTCGCACCTGATCGACAATCACACCCAGGTCCGGGAGGAGTGGCTTGAGGGTGTGGAGACCGTCGGAATCACCTCCGGAGCGTCCGCCCCGGAAGAGCTGGTCCAGAATCTGGTCGAACTGTTCCGTGAACGCGGGGCGGAAGACGTCTCCGAACTGAGGACCGTGGACGAGTCGGTTCGGTTCATGCTTCCGAAGGAGATCCGCAAGGGCCTCCCGGTCGCCGAGCCGGCCTAG
- a CDS encoding fenitrothion hydrolase yields MPDLLLAHALPAGEDVPIPAWLFAWGASVVLIVSFFALSAGWRKVRYEGDSWRPVAPRFSAVLTSVPVRILCGAVGLFLLLLAMYAGFEGTDAPDRNIALTLLFVTAWLGFPAISVLFGNIFPAFSPWNAIAAPIGLIWRKMAGTAPPHLRYPSRLGRWPAAAGLVLFVWMELIYGQGAGVAVGVTPSSVATAAVIYSAYTLAMTAVFGRDVWFRNGETFSVYFGMFGSLGKLELRDGKLGSRRFLSGATHWLTGGNRDLDVARSAIPGSVAMIVASIGTTTFDGAQEGVFKGGIDRLITLFGDLGFGPTAATRISGSIFMVVTFALVALVFYLGVRGMSGVPKAPNRWALWHSFAHTLIPIAFAYLVAHYFTLFFFQEQAQFTFLLSDPLGTGRTDLFGTAGSGVKYDAITTSITWYVQVAALVGGHVAGLILAHDKAISIWSNIRSAARSQYWMLAVMVCFTCFGLFLLSVSNA; encoded by the coding sequence GTGCCGGATCTACTTCTAGCTCACGCCCTTCCCGCGGGAGAGGATGTGCCGATCCCCGCCTGGCTGTTTGCCTGGGGGGCGTCGGTGGTGCTGATCGTGTCCTTCTTCGCGCTTTCGGCCGGTTGGCGGAAGGTCCGCTACGAGGGCGACAGCTGGAGGCCGGTCGCCCCGCGCTTTTCGGCGGTCCTCACGTCGGTCCCGGTCCGGATCCTCTGCGGTGCGGTCGGACTGTTCCTGCTCCTGCTCGCGATGTATGCCGGTTTCGAGGGCACCGACGCCCCCGACCGGAATATCGCGCTCACCCTGCTTTTTGTCACCGCCTGGCTGGGGTTTCCGGCAATTTCGGTGCTTTTCGGGAACATCTTTCCCGCGTTCAGCCCGTGGAACGCGATCGCGGCGCCGATCGGTCTGATCTGGCGCAAGATGGCCGGCACGGCTCCGCCTCACCTCCGGTATCCGTCCCGGCTCGGTCGCTGGCCGGCTGCGGCAGGGCTGGTTCTGTTCGTCTGGATGGAGCTGATCTATGGCCAGGGGGCCGGGGTAGCGGTCGGGGTCACCCCATCCTCGGTCGCCACCGCGGCGGTGATCTACTCGGCGTACACCCTCGCCATGACCGCTGTGTTCGGCCGCGACGTCTGGTTCCGCAACGGCGAAACATTCTCGGTCTACTTCGGCATGTTCGGCTCGCTCGGCAAGCTCGAACTGCGGGACGGCAAGCTCGGTAGCAGGCGTTTCCTCTCGGGGGCGACCCACTGGCTGACCGGGGGCAACCGGGATCTGGACGTCGCCCGGTCGGCGATCCCGGGGTCGGTGGCCATGATCGTCGCCTCGATCGGCACGACCACCTTTGACGGGGCTCAGGAGGGGGTCTTCAAGGGCGGGATCGACCGCCTGATCACCCTGTTCGGTGACCTCGGGTTCGGCCCGACCGCCGCAACTCGGATCTCCGGTTCCATCTTCATGGTGGTCACCTTCGCCCTGGTCGCCCTGGTCTTCTATCTCGGGGTGCGGGGGATGTCCGGCGTGCCGAAGGCACCGAACCGATGGGCGCTCTGGCACTCGTTCGCCCACACCCTGATCCCGATCGCCTTCGCCTACCTGGTCGCTCACTACTTCACCCTGTTCTTCTTCCAGGAGCAGGCACAGTTCACGTTCCTGCTTTCGGATCCTCTCGGCACCGGCCGCACCGATCTGTTCGGCACCGCCGGGAGCGGGGTGAAATACGACGCGATCACCACTTCGATCACCTGGTACGTGCAGGTAGCAGCTCTGGTCGGTGGTCATGTCGCTGGTCTGATCCTCGCCCACGACAAGGCGATCTCGATCTGGTCCAACATCAGGTCGGCGGCCCGTTCCCAGTACTGGATGCTGGCGGTCATGGTCTGTTTCACCTGTTTCGGGCTGTTCCTGCTCTCGGTCTCGAACGCCTGA
- a CDS encoding TOBE domain-containing protein yields the protein MSATRFRVSEAASLLGVSDDTVRRWAADGRLTLSAAGDGVKTVDGLDLAELAKESAADPDGREEYSARNRMRGLVTAVKVDGVMAQVDVQAGPFRLVSLISAEAVRELGLEPGCAVIATVKATNVGVEVLPDVR from the coding sequence ATGTCAGCGACCAGATTCAGAGTCAGTGAAGCGGCCTCCCTGCTCGGGGTGAGCGACGACACCGTTCGCCGCTGGGCGGCGGACGGACGGCTCACACTCTCCGCGGCGGGGGACGGAGTGAAGACCGTCGACGGTCTGGATCTCGCGGAACTGGCCAAGGAGTCGGCAGCCGATCCTGATGGCCGGGAGGAGTACTCCGCCCGCAACCGGATGCGGGGGCTGGTCACGGCAGTCAAGGTGGACGGGGTCATGGCCCAGGTGGATGTTCAGGCCGGGCCGTTCCGGCTGGTCTCGCTGATCAGCGCCGAGGCAGTCCGGGAGCTCGGTCTGGAACCCGGATGCGCGGTGATCGCGACGGTCAAGGCGACCAACGTCGGGGTGGAGGTGCTTCCCGATGTCAGGTAG
- the modA gene encoding molybdate ABC transporter substrate-binding protein: MSGRSTRIATAGVVLLLSLAPGISACGSSGDSEAGDLKVFAAASLTEAFTELGQVYEREHDGAGVTFSFASSSDLAGQINAGAPADVFASADEPNMEKVVDTGSNLDRPVNFAGNVLEIAVPKGNPGKVELLDDLAKGNLKVALCAPEVPCGNAAKELLDLVGVKASVDSYEPDVKAVLTKVELGEVDAGLVYHSDVLAAGEKIDSIRIPQTDRVVNTYPIVVVKGGENPEGGQDFIDLVVSDQGQKELAKWGFRSP, translated from the coding sequence ATGTCAGGTAGATCCACCCGGATCGCGACGGCCGGCGTGGTTCTGCTGCTGTCCCTCGCACCCGGCATTTCGGCCTGCGGAAGCTCCGGCGATTCCGAAGCCGGTGACCTGAAAGTGTTCGCCGCCGCCTCGTTGACCGAGGCCTTCACCGAACTCGGGCAGGTCTATGAACGGGAGCACGACGGAGCCGGGGTGACTTTCAGCTTCGCGTCCAGCTCCGATCTGGCCGGCCAGATCAACGCGGGAGCACCGGCCGATGTGTTCGCTTCGGCGGATGAACCGAACATGGAGAAGGTGGTCGATACCGGGTCGAACCTCGACCGGCCGGTGAACTTCGCCGGCAACGTGTTGGAGATCGCAGTTCCGAAAGGCAATCCCGGCAAGGTTGAGCTTCTGGACGATCTCGCCAAAGGGAACCTGAAGGTCGCTCTCTGCGCCCCCGAGGTCCCCTGTGGAAACGCCGCGAAAGAGCTGCTTGATCTGGTCGGCGTGAAGGCCTCGGTCGACTCGTACGAGCCGGATGTGAAGGCGGTCCTGACCAAGGTCGAACTCGGCGAGGTCGATGCCGGGCTGGTCTACCACTCCGACGTACTGGCCGCCGGAGAGAAGATCGACTCGATCCGGATCCCGCAGACGGACCGGGTGGTGAACACCTACCCGATCGTGGTCGTCAAGGGCGGAGAGAACCCGGAGGGTGGGCAGGACTTCATCGACCTGGTAGTCAGCGATCAGGGTCAAAAGGAACTCGCGAAGTGGGGATTCCGCTCCCCCTGA
- a CDS encoding ABC transporter permease, which yields MSDGPGDPVPLVRPIPPPRALLPLGAVAVLFLTLPLLALLLRVPWRSLPEIISRPDTLEALLLSLGSAGVATVICLVLGVPLAWWLVWLSRRPHDLAYRIVRALVLVPLVLPPVVGGVALLLLLGRRGVLGGPVYELTGFSIPFTAAAVVVAQTFVALPFLVLSVEGSLRTVGPRLEEAAMTLGATQWRIFTWVTLPIVRPAVVAGAVLSFARALGEFGATITLAGNMPGVTRTMPTATYLTIQTDPDAAITLALLLLAVSLVVLIGLRGRWSGGATL from the coding sequence ATGAGCGACGGTCCCGGGGATCCCGTTCCGTTGGTGCGCCCGATCCCACCGCCTCGGGCGCTCCTGCCGCTCGGGGCGGTCGCGGTCCTGTTCCTGACCCTGCCGCTCCTGGCCTTGCTGCTCCGGGTCCCCTGGCGTTCACTGCCGGAGATCATCTCCCGGCCCGACACGCTCGAGGCGCTGCTGCTCTCGCTCGGCTCGGCCGGCGTTGCCACCGTGATCTGCCTGGTGCTCGGGGTGCCGCTCGCCTGGTGGCTGGTCTGGCTTTCGCGACGGCCCCATGACCTTGCCTACCGGATCGTGCGGGCGCTGGTGCTGGTGCCGCTGGTGCTGCCGCCGGTGGTCGGCGGGGTCGCCCTGCTGCTGTTGCTCGGCCGTCGCGGGGTGCTGGGCGGACCGGTTTACGAGCTCACCGGCTTCTCGATTCCCTTTACCGCCGCCGCCGTGGTGGTCGCGCAGACCTTCGTCGCGCTGCCCTTCCTGGTGCTCTCGGTCGAGGGGAGCCTGAGGACGGTTGGTCCCCGGCTGGAGGAAGCGGCGATGACTCTCGGGGCCACCCAGTGGCGGATCTTCACCTGGGTAACCCTGCCGATCGTACGGCCGGCGGTGGTCGCCGGAGCGGTGCTCAGCTTCGCCCGGGCTCTCGGGGAGTTCGGGGCGACGATCACCCTCGCCGGGAACATGCCGGGCGTGACCCGCACCATGCCCACCGCCACCTATCTCACGATCCAGACCGATCCGGACGCGGCGATCACCCTGGCGCTGCTCCTGCTCGCCGTTTCCCTGGTAGTCCTGATCGGTCTGCGGGGTCGCTGGTCCGGCGGGGCGACGCTGTGA
- a CDS encoding ABC transporter ATP-binding protein, producing the protein MNDGQVLARPHSPGLSIEATLARGGFRAEVVLDLPGGGALALLGPNGAGKSTVLRAVAGLDPIVAGTIRIGGRTVADPDRGIGISAGKRGVGYVFQDYRLFPHLDVLDNVAFGIRATGASRKASRRRAGEVLERAGLERFSSAQPGDLSGGESQQVAVARALASGPHLLLLDEPLAALDVENRADMREHLKRVIANFDATVLLVTHDPGDALAVTDRIAIIEAGRVVQRGTGRELSAAPATAWVARLVGRTGISGEVPAGAVVEPGGVVVFRTAAGPMRGRAVGLLPGDPFPPGPVFASFNPAAVRIGDPGTPGGHAALPNFWPAATVSVVEPDLGRTMFELDLEPDAVGSTTVRAATSPERASQLRPGDRIKVEIPPDTIQITPTNQQPPNKWVGPTSIPTDT; encoded by the coding sequence GTGAACGACGGTCAGGTTTTGGCCCGGCCTCATTCTCCCGGCCTGAGCATTGAGGCCACCCTGGCCCGCGGTGGCTTCCGGGCGGAGGTGGTTCTGGATCTGCCCGGTGGGGGTGCGCTGGCGCTCCTGGGTCCGAACGGGGCCGGCAAGTCAACTGTGCTGAGGGCAGTCGCGGGGCTGGATCCGATAGTTGCCGGAACGATCCGGATCGGCGGGAGGACGGTCGCCGACCCGGATCGCGGGATCGGCATCTCGGCCGGAAAGCGCGGGGTCGGCTACGTATTCCAGGACTACCGGCTCTTTCCTCACCTCGACGTCCTCGACAACGTGGCGTTCGGCATCCGGGCCACAGGTGCCAGCCGAAAGGCATCGCGGCGGCGGGCCGGAGAGGTGCTGGAGAGGGCCGGCCTCGAGCGCTTCTCATCAGCGCAGCCCGGGGACCTCTCCGGCGGTGAGTCCCAGCAGGTGGCGGTGGCCCGGGCGCTGGCATCCGGGCCCCATCTGCTCCTGCTGGACGAGCCACTGGCGGCTCTCGATGTCGAGAATCGGGCCGACATGCGGGAGCATCTCAAACGGGTGATCGCGAACTTCGATGCCACCGTGCTGCTTGTGACCCACGATCCGGGAGATGCCCTGGCGGTCACCGACCGGATCGCGATCATCGAAGCTGGCCGGGTGGTTCAGCGGGGCACCGGCCGGGAGCTTTCCGCCGCGCCGGCCACCGCCTGGGTCGCGCGACTGGTCGGTCGTACCGGGATCTCCGGGGAGGTGCCGGCAGGGGCCGTAGTCGAACCGGGAGGAGTGGTCGTCTTCCGTACCGCGGCCGGACCGATGCGAGGCCGGGCGGTCGGCCTGCTGCCGGGGGACCCGTTCCCACCCGGCCCGGTGTTCGCCTCCTTCAATCCGGCCGCGGTCCGGATCGGGGATCCGGGCACGCCCGGGGGCCACGCGGCATTGCCCAACTTCTGGCCGGCCGCAACGGTGAGTGTGGTCGAACCCGACCTGGGCCGCACGATGTTCGAGCTCGATCTTGAACCCGACGCAGTCGGGTCAACCACGGTCCGGGCCGCAACCTCGCCGGAGCGGGCGAGTCAGCTCCGCCCCGGCGACCGGATCAAGGTCGAGATCCCCCCCGACACGATCCAGATAACCCCAACCAACCAACAACCCCCAAACAAATGGGTGGGGCCAACCAGTATCCCCACGGATACCTGA